TCAATCTCCCGCATATCGGCCACTTCCCCAGGATTTAGGTTTAGGGCCTTAATGACGGCCTCTTTGCAGGCAAATCGACCCGCAAGGAAGGGGACGGGATCTTTGTGTTTGTGGCAATATTCCACTTCTTCTTCGGTAAAAACTCGCTTCAGGAACCGGTCCCCGTGTTTTTCTAGAAGTTCACGAATTCTCTGGTTTTCTACGATGTCGTTCCCGACGGATAACATAAGATGATTTATTTTCGCCGAAGTTCCAAGAGTCGAGCAAATAAAATATTGTTTTCTTTGTGGTAAGGACGCCTCAACTGCACTCTTTCCGAATAGTCAAAAGCCGCCGAAAAATCACCATTTTTAAACAATGCCTCGGCAATGTAGAAAAGTGTTAGGCTGTCCGATGGATTTTTTTGTATATATTTTACAGCAAATTCCAAAGGGAAGGCAGACATTCTGTATTCAGTATACAAATAAATCTTTTGGACGGAAAGCGGGGCTTCGTGGATGGAATCAAAATTCCCTGAAATCATCCTTTCCACATCAGACCATTTTTTTTGTTTGTATAAAGTCAATGCTCTTAGGTAAACAAAATGTTTTGGATGGTTGTTTGGAATATGGATCGGTGATCCGTCACCCGTGTACTCCACTCGGATCAAAGACAAATCATCAATTAACTCACCATGACTTTTAATAGCATCACGAATGGATTCTAAATCCCCTTGACCTTCTAGTGTTGTTTTAAGAAATAATTCATCATCCTCATTTACTTCCATTTCGATTTCAGAACCAATGAGGATATCATCTCGGCCATCGGAACCAATCAACAATACATCTCCTTTTTCTAACTGGAAGGTATTGATTTGCAGAGCCTTTTTAGATGCTAACAACCCTAACTTCGCACAAACATAGTTATGTGGTAGGAAAAAAGTATTACGATTACGATAAATTACCGGTCTTGGATGCTCTGCATTGAGGAAATAGAAAAAACCTGTTTCATCATCAATCAAACAAAGAAACATAGATATAAGCATTGAACCATCAAAGGTCACAAGTGTGTTATGTAATTCGATGTAAGCATTACTCACCCATTTTTCGGGAGTGATGTCACGACCTTCATCGGACTGCCCATTTCTTTTAATGATGGCTTCAAATACGGATCCAATCACAAGAGCCCCGCTCGCTCCTTGCATGGACTTACCCATAGCATCACCATTCAAAACAACAATATACTTCTTATCTTGCAACTGGATAGAGGAAGATACACATAGATCCCCACCAATTTCAGAACTCCACTGCTTATAAGAAAATTTCTTTTTTTGTTCGGTAAGGAACTGAATTTTCATATTCGATGAACTAGCATGATTTTGTGTTAATGGTTCAATCAGTAATGAAGCTAAAAAATAATCGCCATCCTGTTGCTCTTTCAAACCCTTAACTTCCGTTAACGCATAATTCAATTCTTTAGTTCGCTCATCAACTTTTTGTTCTAGGTTAGTATAAAGAAGAGAGTTCTCAATTGAAACAGCAATTTGCGAAGATAAAATTTTAAGAATTTCCACACGACCAGGAGTGAATGCATCTGTAGTAAGATTGTTCTCCAAATAAACAATACCCACCACAGTCCCATGGCTCAAAATTGGATAACAAAGTAGAGATTTAGGAAGGGTCATTTTTACATAAGGATCATTTTTAAAATCCCCTTCCCTAGCAGCATCTCCACAAATCACAACAAGCCCTGTTCTCACCACATAACCAATAATTTGCGAAGGAATTTTATTCTGATTCACATAAGCAACAGGCTCTAAAAAATCAATGGCAAAAGGAGATTCTGAATAAACAAAAACAGATTCTTTTTCTGCCTCTGATTCGGCCAAAACCTGCCACCCTGAGTCAGATTTTAAAATAAAATATCCCCTCTCCGCACCAGCATTCTCAATTAGAATTTTCATCATCTTTTCCAAAAGACGATTGAGCTGAATTTCTCCAGAAATAGTTTGAGATGCTTTGATTACCGTATTGATATCTAAGGAAGAACCGACATCACCAAAAATATCTTTGGTTGTACTAAACAAGGAAAGGCTATCCGTAGAATCAGTTCGGAAGTTTCTCCCAATGTATTTTTTTAACGCGATATGATTGGCTTCTAGTTGTTTTACCTTAGACAAAAATCCATATTTACCATATCGGTAATGTGCTTCCACCAAATGTAGGTTACTGTATTGTTCAAACCCTGTTTCCTTCCACATTCGAACCAGAAATTCGTTTGCTATTGCTTCTTCTAAAATATAACTAAATTCTCGAGCGGAAGAAATGGCTGCCTTACAAGCAATCACTGCTTGTGTTTTTTCATTTGCAATATAAAGTAATAAAGCCGAGATAATTTCATATTTATGAGCAAAATTTTCAGGAGAACTTTTTGCCCATACCTTCATTCGTTTTCCAAAATTCACTAATCTCTTTTTGAGAGCAGCTTTCGTCACTCCAGGAGGAGTTTGATCATCAACAATGAGAGAAAAGGCGACAAGAGCCCCAAAAAACACATGTTCAGGAACAAACATCATTCCGAACATTGCACCTTCCAAAGAATCCAATTTTAAAGAATATTCATAAGCCTTTAATTTATCACCTAGGAAATACTCAATTCGCAACTTACATAAGTTATAGTCAAAAAGAGCATTTGCATTTCCAGTAGCCAACCATTCAGAAACAGTTTCCGATTCGGAAAAATACCGACCCTCTAAATTCATTGGGTCAGCAGATTCCCCTCTCATATTCTCAACCAATTGAAGATTTAAACGATGTACCTGATAAGCATGGTTTTGGCGTAAACTGAGAAGTGAGGCATCGTAACGAAGTTGGCTTTTATAAAGGTCTTCCAAGTTTTCCCGAAACAACATACCTTGGAAATGGATATTATTTAAAGAATAAGCCGAGTATTGTAAATCTCCTGTTTCCATTCCGGCAAGAAAACTATCCCAAAATATAGAACGTCCATCTCTCGCATGATTTTTCCAAGGAGCAATCATACATGCAAACATAAACAAAGTTCGACATCTAAAAGTTCTAGCATCTAAGGAATCAAGTAACCGAACACCTAACTGGCCAAATTTTAATCCATCTTCATAATTACCAAGGCCAGAACCTTGGATCATTCCCATAGCACAGAACCCAAAGGCACTGATCTCAGATAATCCATATCGGAGAGTATGGTTGACCAATTTCAAAACAATCACTGGAAATAAATTTGGTTCTGCTAAAAAAGAAGGAGCAATACAAGCATTGAGAAGTCTCATGATTGCTAAATATTTTGGATCTTCTGAAACGGGGAGGTTTTCCAAACTTTCGATAGTCTTTCGACCTAATTTAAGTTTAAACTTTAAAATTTCACTAAGTGGAGATAGAGGAGTTGCTTTTTTGGGTAATCTTACCCCGACAAGTTTTAATGCTTGTTTAAGAGTTTCTAAGACCTCTTTCATTTTGTTTTGAGTCACAAGCATTGATGATTGAAGCTCATAAACTAAAATTTTATCCAAATCGTTTCGTACGAAACTTAGAATATAATTAAAACTTTTTTCGGCAGCTTCAAAGTTCTTAGAGAGATAGGCCGATCTTGCATAAGCTAAATGTAATTTCAGAGTGTTTTCATATTCAGAACTCCACTCATTGTCAGACATAAGCCCAACCATTCTATCGAAAAAAGTAAAAGCAGCATCATAAGCGGATGAATTTAATGCTTTAAATCCAGCCTTCTCATTTAACACTCGCAACTCGGCCAATTCTTCACTTCCCTTCATCTGGGAAGCACCCAAATTCAGTTGGTTCACAATTGTAAACAGATGATCTTCTAACTTATACTTATAAAGAATAGAAAGATAAGTTTTCCCTATTTTATAATGAAGTTTAGATTTTTCTTCAGGAGAAATAATTTTGTAGATTGCTTCCCTGATTTTATCATGAGTGAAATTTGCATCCTCTAACCCAAGAATTAAAAATTCTTCATTAGCAAGAGAAACCAAATCCATGGAAGCCTTATGGTAAGGCCTCTCCGCGATGGTTGCATAAATATCATGGCGGAACCAGTTCCCGATACAGGCAGTAAGTTTTAACGCTTCTACCAACTCAGGGGTTTGTAAATTAATTTTATCTATGATTAAATCGATAACATTATCAGAAATATTAACTGAATCAATTTTATCTTTATCCCAAGACCAATGATCATCCGCAAAATAAATATAAGATCTCTCATAGAGATTCTTAAACATTTCATTCACATGAAATGGATTTCCTTTTGTTTTTTTCCAAAGAACTTCGGCAATAGGTCGAATTTCAGACTCAGGAACAACTAAGGTTTCCGAAACAAGGGAAGCAACATCCCTTTCACGAAGTGGCTCCAATCGAATCTCAGTAACAGGGATTAGATGTTCACGAAGTTCTTCTAGTAAACGAAAAAACGGATCTGTGGGGAATACTTCATTGTCACGATAAGATAAAATAATAAAAAAATGAGAAATTTCAGGATCTGTGAGAACTTCCTTCAAAAGAAGAATACTTGAAGAGTCTGCCCACTGCATATCATCCAGAAAAAGAACAACAGGATGTTCTTTCGTACAAATGGTACGCAAAAATTTTCGAAACACTAAATGAAATCGATTTTCTGTTTCTATTCCATCCAGTTCTGGGGGAGCTGTCTTCTCCCCTAACAACTGTGACAACTCTGGAACCACATCAATGATCAACTTTGCATTTGCACCCAGAGCATCGTTCAGAATGCGATTCCATTCTTTTACCGAAGATTCACTTTCAGAAAGTAATTGGCGCACAAGTCCTTGTAAGGCCAAATTGATCGCACGATAAGGAATTGATTTTTTATATAAATCAAATTTCCCAGAAGTAAAATATGCCTTTTCTCGGGTTACTGGTTTTTGAATTTCATTGATGAGAGCAGACTTTCCAATCCCAGAACGCCCAGAGATCAGAAAAATTTCTATCCGACCTTCTGTTGCATCCAGAAACTTTTCTTCAAAAATTTGAAGTTGGTTTTCTCTTCCATATAATTTTTTTGGAATTTGAAACCGAGAAGATTTATCATTTTTTGCAAGTTCCATTTGGAACTGATGTAGTGCGTCTCGCCCATTTCCTAAAAGAACAGACTGGATTGCAGAAAGATCAGAAAGTAAACCAGTAGCTGTTTGATAACGATCTTCTGGATTTTTTTCCAAAAGTTTCATAATCAGATCAGAGATAATTTTTGGTGCACCACTTCTCTCTTGTGGTGAAAGAGGAGTTTTTGCTAGATGGGCATGAACCATCTCCAAACTATCCGTGTATAAAAATGGTAGATCACCAGTAATTAACTGGTATAAGGTGACACCGAAGGAATAAAAATCTGTTCTATAATCTACAGTTCGGTTCATTCGTCCTGTTTGTTCAGGAGAGATGTGAGCCAAAGTACCCGTTAAATTCTGATTCATCGGAAGATAAAAATTCCGGTGAGTGAGAAGAGTGGCTGAACCAAAATCAATGATCTTTAAGTCACCGGTATCTGGATTATAAATTATATTTTGTGCTTTGATATCATTGTGTACAATTTTTGCTTTATGAATATCAATTAATGCCTTACAAACTTCGATAGCAATATTCAAAAAAGTTGCAATATTACTATATTTACCACTTAACTGTAATTTGGCGAGATCGGTATACCCAACATGTGGGAAAACAATGGCAACAGTATTTTGATAAGATTCTAGATCTAAAGGTCTTAATGTATAATGGGAATCAATGGATCGTAGGATTTCAAATTCACTTTTAAAGCGAGTGATCTCCTGGTTGTCCGGATAGTCGCGATTCAGTAACTTAATCACAACGGGATTTCCGGATGAAGATTCTCCGATATAAACGGAACTCCTTTTTCCTAAATGGAATTCCTTAATTGCTTTATATTTCCCTACTGTGAACACAAAAATCCCTTATCTAGTTATCTAGCTGTTTTGCCACCGTCGACAGGTATCACAGCCCCAGTGATGAAGGCAGCGCCATCGGTAGACAACCAGACACAAGTTTTTGCAACTTCTTCTGGAGTTGCCATTCTACCCAAAGCGTAAGATTTCATCCTTTCCTTTTTTACCTCTTCCGGGTTAGGTACATTGGCATAAAAAACATCATCCATTTCTGTTTGGATCCCGCCAGGACAAAGAGCTACAACCCGAATTCCGGAAGATCCGTATTCCAGAGCGGCGGACTTAGTAAGTCCAATGATTCCATGTTTAGTCATCGAATAAGGACCCGCTTTTTCTTTTCCTCGAACACCAAGTGCCGAAGAAACATTGATAATGACTCCCCCTTTCCCTTGAGCCAAAAATTGTTTTAACTCAAATTGCATAGAAAGAAAGGTTCCTTTTAAATTTACATCCATTACAGAATCAAAAATATCTAATGGATAATCTGCAGTTGCCTTCAAAACCCCAGAAATTCCTGCATTGTTGACCGCAACATCAACAGAACCATACTTTGAGACAATTGATTCAACAAAATTACGAACTGCTTCCGATTGTGTGACATCACAACGGACGAACATTCCCGTTCCACCTTGTTTTTCCAGGAGAGCCAGGGTTTCTTCCCCTTCTTGTTTTCTTCTCCCGCAAAATCCAACCACATAACCAGCGTTTGCAAATTCAAGGACGATGGATCTTCCTAAACCAGAGGTCCCTCCGGTTACTAATGCTACTTTTTTTCCGCTCATTGGATTTCCCTTTCTTCAATCAATCTTCCATAACGATTGATTGCTTCCTTTACATTGGCTCTATCTAATTCAGAAATCGACTCGAAACGAAACCCGGCAAAGAAAGTGTCTTCATTATTATCGTCTTCTTTGATCCATAATAAAATACAAGTTCCATGGACAAAACCCACAATATCAAAATGCATAAAAAATTCGAGCTGCCCACTATTGGCCAAATCACCCGGATGGATCCCTGAGCAGCGCACCATAAACCCAGAACTAGAAATATTTTCGATGGTTGAGACGATATTACGTCCATTATCCCTAACTGAAATGTTATTCTTAAATTGATCCAGAATGCGGAATCTGGGATCAATTTCATAAACTTCTTCCTGAGTAATTTTTAAGCGTTTGTATACTTTTAAAGGCAGGATACTTGCGGCCATTTCAATACGAGTGATTTCCTGATTTTCCTGGTAGGCAGTGATTTCTAATTTCGAGTAGTTCCAATAACCTGATTTACTGTTTTTGGTCTCGATGGCTTTGGCTCGGAGTTTAATCGGCATATTCATCTTTGCATATTGAAAAAACTCTGAGTTTAAATATAACAATAAAAAGGTGACTCCTTCAAAGGGAACCTTCCCATACATATGATTACAAGAAATTCCGAATTGTCTGGCGGCTTCTACAATTTGCATTCCCGAAATATGTTTTAGATTGGGTGGTGAAAAAAATTTATGATTCGGAGGAATATACAAATTCGCAAAAAAAGTATCTTTTTTGGGAATTGCTTCAATTGGCTCGAAGATTGCAGATATTTTCGATTTCTCTACATTGCCAACATAGTAGTCTCGACGTTTAACAATTTGAAGGATTCTAATCTCATCTGATTCTGTAACCTTATCATTTAGAATATAATGTTGGGATTCTGCATCAAAATGATAAAACTTACTAATAAAATCTCTCTGCGTATCATCAATCTCGGCTTCCGATAAAATCTTTTCTGCTGATTCTTTACGAATGCGATACGGAATTGTTTTGAGTTGGTAATAACTCCCACTAGAATCTTGTCTTTTTGCATAGTATTGTAGCAAAAAGTCAATTTCCCCTTGGTTTAACCTAGGAAAAACATCTTCTTCCATGACAACAGCCGTAACCATTCGAGGGAGAGCCCTTCGAATATTGGAAACGAAACTGTCGTCTTGGAAATAAGTCCGAGTGTATCTTTTATCAAGAGGTAAAACTGCTGGGAATTCTTCTTTATCAAAAACCTTCATTGGGATCAACCGAAAATCTCTTCTAGGGTAAGTCCGTAGATTCCGATAGGATAGAATTCAGCGCAACTAATTTAACAATGAATTGACAAATTTATGCCATTCTCACCTAACAATGGTTACTGAACATGGCGCGTAATGCACAACACGATCAGAAACGCTTCCCATAATGAATCTTCCAAGAATTCCGTGACCCCTACTTCCAATAACGATCAAATCGGCTTTTTCTTTTTCAGCAAGTTTGCATATTTCTTCAGCAGGGTAACCTTCTAAAATCACACGTTCCCATTTGACTGTGGTCTCATCCAGAATCGGATGTATCTTTTCAAATCGCTGCTCAGAGATCCATTTCACCCTGTCTTTTCCGGCAGGGGCCGCATCATAGTAGCCTGGCAATGGACCAAAATCCTCAATCACTTCCACAACATAACATTTTGCATTACTTGCCTTTGCGATTGCTAAACCAAACTCCAAAGCTTTTGCAGAACTTGGAGAACCATCAATAGGAATGATCAGTGTTTGAATCAATTTTTCCATACAGGAATTTTACCATTTTCTTCATTTTCGGAAAGTGAAATTCCTTTGATAAATGTCAAAATTGATAAAAGAGTACGCGGAATTTAGAACTTTAGAATTCAATCATCAATACAAATGAAATTTGGTGGGATTATTTTTTCCCACCCTCATCTTCTTTCGTTAAATAATAAGCTACAAGGATTGGAAGTGTTGTCACAAGAATCACAAAAACAGCCACCACATTTGTCACTGGTCTTTGTCTAGGACGAATGAATTCCGTTAACATCCAAATAGGAACAGTGGACTGTTGGCCCGCAGTAAAGGTGGTTACAATGACTTCATCAAAAGATAATGCAAATGACAACATCCCACCTGCGAGAAGTGCAGTGGCTATATTTGGTAAAATCACAAATCGAAATGTTTGCCAAGGGTTCGCACCTAAATCCATAGATGCTTCTACCATGGAGTGAGAACTTCGACGCAGTCTCGCCAAAACGTTGTTATAAACAGTGACAATACAAAACGTCGCGTGAGCAATCACAATGGTCCAAGTACTAAAAGGAATTCCAAAAAGAGACATGGCAGACCTAAGTGAAATCCCAGTGACAATTCCAGGCAAAGCAATCGGCAAAATCACAAGAAAGGAAATCACTTCTCTTCCAAAGAACTTACTCCGATAGACAGCAAGACAAGCCAAGGTTCCAAGGATGATAGCCATAACCGTGGAAACAGTCGCGACTTGAGAAGATAGAATGATGGCTTCCCAAATATCATTTCTTTCCCAAGCCACTCCAAACCATTTGAGAGTGAATCCTGGTAACGGAAATTGGAATGTTTTCTCATCAGTAGAAAAAGCATACATGATGATGATAAAAATGGGGATATGGATAAATAGAAAACCAAGGACGGTTGCAATTTTTAATCCAATTGTTCCGAAATTCCATTTAGAGGGCATCGAAAGCTCCTAATCGTTTTGCGATCATGAGATATACCATCATAATGATGATAGGAATCACGGAAAAAGCGGCCGCCAAAGGGATGTTACCTGCTGTTCCTTGATGGGTATAAACTGCCATTCCAATAAAATAACTTGAGTTTCCAATAATGGTTGGAATGATATAATCACCTAATGTGAGAGAGAAGGTGAAAATAGAACCGGCCACCACTCCCGGGAATGCCAACGGCAACACAACTTTACGAAACGTTTGAGCAGGGCCACCACCTAAATCAGAGGAAGCTTCGAGTAAAGATTTCGGAATCCGTTCTAATGATGCTTGGATAGGAAGGATCATATAAGGAAGCCAGATGTAAACAAAAACCAAAAACATCCCTATATAAGAAAAAGACAAAGAAGTTCCACCAATGACAGGAAGAGAAAGAACGACATCCAAAACATGTAAAAGCCCAAGTTCTTCCAAAAACCAAGTTAGAATCCCCTCTTTAGCCATGATGAGCTTCCACGAATAAACTTTCACAAGGTAACTCGACCAAAGTGGTAACATGACTCCCAAATAAAGAACCGGTTTTAATTTAGGACCAGCATACATTGCCATATAATAGGCAATCGGGAATGCAATGATTGCACTCACAAGCGTGACAGTAAACGCCATAGTAGTGGTACGAATGATGATATCCCAGTTGGTACTTTGGCGGAACAGATCATAATAAGATTCTAAAGTAAATTCTCTTTTGATCACTCCAGAGAAAGAGTCGATAGAGAAAAAACTTTGAATGAGGAGTGTAAAAAGAGATCCCAAATACACAACCCCAAGCCAAATCAGAAGTGGTGCTAGTAATAGAAATATCGCAAGACCCTTACGATAAAAAAGAAATGTAAAAAACTTATCAAAGGTAGTTGTCATTTACAAATCCTCAAAGTAAATGCATGTCGGAATCTTTCCAACCCACAAGCACTTCCGAACCAATTGCAATATGTTCTGCAGAAATTTTTAAATTTTGAGTGGATGCAATGATCCTCGAACCATTGGGAATTTCAAAATGCATTTTGGATGTAGCACCTGAATACACTTGGCTTTTTAAAATTGCTTTAAAGGTTCTGTAACCAGTAGAGTGATTGTCTTCCTTTGCATTGGCAAACACATGCACTCGCTCAGGGCGAATCATTCCTTTGCCAGTTTGGCCTGTAAGACGTTTTGTTTCTTCCAAAGAAAGAATATTAGAAGTTCCTACGAAGTTGGCAACAAATTCTGTTTTGGGGCGATCATACAATTCTTCCGGTGTGGCAATTTGCTCCACCTTACCTTTATTAAAGACTGCAATGCGATCCGACATCGAGAGGGCTTCTTCTTGGTCATGAGTGACAAAGATAAAAGTGATCCCCACTTCTTTTTGGATGGCTTTGAGTTCCAATTGCATTTCTTCTCTGAGTTTTAAATCCAGGGCACCGAGTGGTTCATCCAAAAGCAAAACTCCTGGGCGATTGATCAGAGCTCTTGCCAGCGCAATCCTTTGTCTTTGCCCTCCAGATAATTCAGAAGGTTTACGATTTCCCACATCGGGAAGGCGAACCATGGCAAGCATTTCAGAAACTCTTTGGTCGATTTCTTTTGTAGGAGTTTTTTTGATTTTTAAACCATACCCAACATTTTCCGCCACGGTCATGTGAGGAAACAAAGCATAGTCTTGAAAGACTGTATTTACATTTCTTTTGTAAGGCGGAATGCCTGTGACATCGACGCCTTCCAAAAGAACCCTTCCTGAGGTTGTATCTTGAAACCCTGCCACCATACGGAGGCAAGTTGTTTTACCAGACCCGGAAGGGCCTAACATCGAAAAGAATTCACCTTTTCGAATCCCGAAGGAGACATCATCCACCGCTATAAATTGGTCGAATTTCCTTGTTACATTTTGAAATTCAACATCGTAAACTTGGTCCATTCCCTCTCCTTCAGAACTTGTAATGTTAGGATATTTTATTTACTTCCAATGATGGAAATATAGTCTTCAGCCCATTTTTTATAAGGCACACATTTTCTTCCACCGGAACAATCTTCTTTTGGAGTTCTCCAGAATGCAATTTTTTCAAAGTTATTGAATCCGTTTACAGCACAACCTGTGTCTCCAAGTAAAGCATTTCCTTTACAAGCAGATGGAACGGAAGGAACAGATCCAAACCAAGAAGCAAGATCCCCTTGTACTTTTGGTGACAATGAATGTTCTAACCACTTGTAAGCACAGTTCACGTGTTTAGAATCTTTGTGTAACATTGTGCTGTCTGCCCAACCAGTCGCACCTTCTTTCGGAACGATGGAAGCTACAGGTTGTTTTTCACCCACAAGTAAGTTTACTTGGAATGGCCATGTAGAAGAAGCAACAAGTCCTTCTTTTTTAAAGTCATCCACTTGAACCATAGCATCATGCCAATACTTTGGAACAAGTTGTCTTTGTTTCTTTAATAATTCAATGACAGCATTGTATTGTTTTTCATCCAACTCATAAGGATCTTGGA
The DNA window shown above is from Leptospira brenneri and carries:
- the acpS gene encoding holo-ACP synthase, with the protein product MLSVGNDIVENQRIRELLEKHGDRFLKRVFTEEEVEYCHKHKDPVPFLAGRFACKEAVIKALNLNPGEVADMREIELAGTNFGKKTLVIHGKTEKFFREKGFTNSSVSISHADHYATAVVVFYKEPK
- a CDS encoding SDR family NAD(P)-dependent oxidoreductase; protein product: MSGKKVALVTGGTSGLGRSIVLEFANAGYVVGFCGRRKQEGEETLALLEKQGGTGMFVRCDVTQSEAVRNFVESIVSKYGSVDVAVNNAGISGVLKATADYPLDIFDSVMDVNLKGTFLSMQFELKQFLAQGKGGVIINVSSALGVRGKEKAGPYSMTKHGIIGLTKSAALEYGSSGIRVVALCPGGIQTEMDDVFYANVPNPEEVKKERMKSYALGRMATPEEVAKTCVWLSTDGAAFITGAVIPVDGGKTAR
- a CDS encoding universal stress protein, coding for MEKLIQTLIIPIDGSPSSAKALEFGLAIAKASNAKCYVVEVIEDFGPLPGYYDAAPAGKDRVKWISEQRFEKIHPILDETTVKWERVILEGYPAEEICKLAEKEKADLIVIGSRGHGILGRFIMGSVSDRVVHYAPCSVTIVR
- a CDS encoding AfsA-related hotdog domain-containing protein, which produces MKVFDKEEFPAVLPLDKRYTRTYFQDDSFVSNIRRALPRMVTAVVMEEDVFPRLNQGEIDFLLQYYAKRQDSSGSYYQLKTIPYRIRKESAEKILSEAEIDDTQRDFISKFYHFDAESQHYILNDKVTESDEIRILQIVKRRDYYVGNVEKSKISAIFEPIEAIPKKDTFFANLYIPPNHKFFSPPNLKHISGMQIVEAARQFGISCNHMYGKVPFEGVTFLLLYLNSEFFQYAKMNMPIKLRAKAIETKNSKSGYWNYSKLEITAYQENQEITRIEMAASILPLKVYKRLKITQEEVYEIDPRFRILDQFKNNISVRDNGRNIVSTIENISSSGFMVRCSGIHPGDLANSGQLEFFMHFDIVGFVHGTCILLWIKEDDNNEDTFFAGFRFESISELDRANVKEAINRYGRLIEEREIQ
- a CDS encoding ABC transporter permease: MPSKWNFGTIGLKIATVLGFLFIHIPIFIIIMYAFSTDEKTFQFPLPGFTLKWFGVAWERNDIWEAIILSSQVATVSTVMAIILGTLACLAVYRSKFFGREVISFLVILPIALPGIVTGISLRSAMSLFGIPFSTWTIVIAHATFCIVTVYNNVLARLRRSSHSMVEASMDLGANPWQTFRFVILPNIATALLAGGMLSFALSFDEVIVTTFTAGQQSTVPIWMLTEFIRPRQRPVTNVVAVFVILVTTLPILVAYYLTKEDEGGKK
- a CDS encoding ABC transporter permease; the protein is MTTTFDKFFTFLFYRKGLAIFLLLAPLLIWLGVVYLGSLFTLLIQSFFSIDSFSGVIKREFTLESYYDLFRQSTNWDIIIRTTTMAFTVTLVSAIIAFPIAYYMAMYAGPKLKPVLYLGVMLPLWSSYLVKVYSWKLIMAKEGILTWFLEELGLLHVLDVVLSLPVIGGTSLSFSYIGMFLVFVYIWLPYMILPIQASLERIPKSLLEASSDLGGGPAQTFRKVVLPLAFPGVVAGSIFTFSLTLGDYIIPTIIGNSSYFIGMAVYTHQGTAGNIPLAAAFSVIPIIIMMVYLMIAKRLGAFDAL
- a CDS encoding AAA family ATPase, encoding MFTVGKYKAIKEFHLGKRSSVYIGESSSGNPVVIKLLNRDYPDNQEITRFKSEFEILRSIDSHYTLRPLDLESYQNTVAIVFPHVGYTDLAKLQLSGKYSNIATFLNIAIEVCKALIDIHKAKIVHNDIKAQNIIYNPDTGDLKIIDFGSATLLTHRNFYLPMNQNLTGTLAHISPEQTGRMNRTVDYRTDFYSFGVTLYQLITGDLPFLYTDSLEMVHAHLAKTPLSPQERSGAPKIISDLIMKLLEKNPEDRYQTATGLLSDLSAIQSVLLGNGRDALHQFQMELAKNDKSSRFQIPKKLYGRENQLQIFEEKFLDATEGRIEIFLISGRSGIGKSALINEIQKPVTREKAYFTSGKFDLYKKSIPYRAINLALQGLVRQLLSESESSVKEWNRILNDALGANAKLIIDVVPELSQLLGEKTAPPELDGIETENRFHLVFRKFLRTICTKEHPVVLFLDDMQWADSSSILLLKEVLTDPEISHFFIILSYRDNEVFPTDPFFRLLEELREHLIPVTEIRLEPLRERDVASLVSETLVVPESEIRPIAEVLWKKTKGNPFHVNEMFKNLYERSYIYFADDHWSWDKDKIDSVNISDNVIDLIIDKINLQTPELVEALKLTACIGNWFRHDIYATIAERPYHKASMDLVSLANEEFLILGLEDANFTHDKIREAIYKIISPEEKSKLHYKIGKTYLSILYKYKLEDHLFTIVNQLNLGASQMKGSEELAELRVLNEKAGFKALNSSAYDAAFTFFDRMVGLMSDNEWSSEYENTLKLHLAYARSAYLSKNFEAAEKSFNYILSFVRNDLDKILVYELQSSMLVTQNKMKEVLETLKQALKLVGVRLPKKATPLSPLSEILKFKLKLGRKTIESLENLPVSEDPKYLAIMRLLNACIAPSFLAEPNLFPVIVLKLVNHTLRYGLSEISAFGFCAMGMIQGSGLGNYEDGLKFGQLGVRLLDSLDARTFRCRTLFMFACMIAPWKNHARDGRSIFWDSFLAGMETGDLQYSAYSLNNIHFQGMLFRENLEDLYKSQLRYDASLLSLRQNHAYQVHRLNLQLVENMRGESADPMNLEGRYFSESETVSEWLATGNANALFDYNLCKLRIEYFLGDKLKAYEYSLKLDSLEGAMFGMMFVPEHVFFGALVAFSLIVDDQTPPGVTKAALKKRLVNFGKRMKVWAKSSPENFAHKYEIISALLLYIANEKTQAVIACKAAISSAREFSYILEEAIANEFLVRMWKETGFEQYSNLHLVEAHYRYGKYGFLSKVKQLEANHIALKKYIGRNFRTDSTDSLSLFSTTKDIFGDVGSSLDINTVIKASQTISGEIQLNRLLEKMMKILIENAGAERGYFILKSDSGWQVLAESEAEKESVFVYSESPFAIDFLEPVAYVNQNKIPSQIIGYVVRTGLVVICGDAAREGDFKNDPYVKMTLPKSLLCYPILSHGTVVGIVYLENNLTTDAFTPGRVEILKILSSQIAVSIENSLLYTNLEQKVDERTKELNYALTEVKGLKEQQDGDYFLASLLIEPLTQNHASSSNMKIQFLTEQKKKFSYKQWSSEIGGDLCVSSSIQLQDKKYIVVLNGDAMGKSMQGASGALVIGSVFEAIIKRNGQSDEGRDITPEKWVSNAYIELHNTLVTFDGSMLISMFLCLIDDETGFFYFLNAEHPRPVIYRNRNTFFLPHNYVCAKLGLLASKKALQINTFQLEKGDVLLIGSDGRDDILIGSEIEMEVNEDDELFLKTTLEGQGDLESIRDAIKSHGELIDDLSLIRVEYTGDGSPIHIPNNHPKHFVYLRALTLYKQKKWSDVERMISGNFDSIHEAPLSVQKIYLYTEYRMSAFPLEFAVKYIQKNPSDSLTLFYIAEALFKNGDFSAAFDYSERVQLRRPYHKENNILFARLLELRRK